Proteins encoded together in one Variovorax paradoxus window:
- a CDS encoding HigA family addiction module antitoxin produces the protein MFKNGMRPVHPGEILREDYLAPLNMSANALAKELHVGAPTVNEIVRERRGVSPLMALRLSRYFGGSAQWWLNMQSVYDLKIAEKDAAKQIEREVRPRQREHAVA, from the coding sequence ATGTTTAAGAATGGAATGCGTCCGGTTCATCCCGGCGAGATTCTTCGTGAGGACTATCTGGCTCCCCTCAACATGAGCGCCAACGCGCTCGCAAAGGAATTGCACGTTGGCGCGCCGACGGTGAACGAGATCGTTCGTGAGCGCCGTGGCGTGTCCCCGCTCATGGCACTGCGCCTGTCCCGCTACTTCGGCGGTTCGGCGCAGTGGTGGCTCAACATGCAATCCGTCTACGATCTGAAGATCGCGGAGAAGGATGCGGCTAAGCAGATCGAACGTGAGGTGCGCCCGCGCCAACGCGAGCATGCGGTGGCATGA
- a CDS encoding DUF6088 family protein, whose amino-acid sequence MVTLPESIVLHAKSLPEGGVLSPKEFLHLGSRAAVDQALSWLAKEGKLLRVARGTYVTPVSSRVGTRAPAPEKVVNALAAQSGEVVTLHGANASNALGLTRQVPIREAYLTSGRTRKLKLGRSEVMVKHAPHWMLALGAGPAGAAVRAVAWMGPAHAGESLAALRRTLPPSEWRTLTSARATLPSWMTRAIGEEALRG is encoded by the coding sequence ATGGTCACACTTCCCGAATCCATCGTGCTGCACGCCAAGTCCTTGCCTGAGGGAGGCGTGCTATCGCCCAAGGAGTTCCTGCACCTCGGAAGCCGCGCCGCCGTCGACCAAGCCCTGTCTTGGCTCGCCAAGGAAGGCAAGCTGCTGCGCGTCGCGCGCGGAACCTACGTCACTCCGGTGTCGAGCCGTGTTGGAACACGCGCGCCGGCGCCTGAGAAGGTGGTGAACGCGCTGGCGGCCCAAAGCGGCGAGGTCGTGACACTGCACGGCGCTAACGCATCCAACGCGTTGGGATTGACCCGGCAGGTACCAATCCGAGAGGCCTACCTGACCTCGGGACGCACGCGCAAACTCAAGCTCGGACGCTCCGAAGTCATGGTGAAGCATGCCCCGCACTGGATGCTGGCGCTTGGAGCCGGGCCAGCCGGTGCGGCCGTGCGTGCGGTGGCCTGGATGGGACCAGCGCATGCGGGCGAATCGCTGGCCGCTTTGCGCCGCACGCTGCCGCCATCCGAGTGGCGGACGCTGACGTCGGCGCGCGCTACCCTACCGTCCTGGATGACAAGAGCCATCGGCGAAGAGGCACTGCGTGGCTGA
- a CDS encoding Fic family protein: MAAKWPCQQLSRIQNHALYARLDNVLGIAALYAEAIARGHVFGDANKRTGLTCATADLAQQGIHVRNDPVLEDVTVMWQRGGSQR, from the coding sequence GTGGCGGCGAAGTGGCCGTGCCAGCAGCTCTCGCGAATTCAGAATCACGCACTCTACGCAAGGCTCGATAACGTGCTCGGCATTGCTGCCCTATACGCCGAGGCCATAGCGCGCGGTCACGTATTCGGCGACGCAAACAAAAGAACGGGGCTTACTTGTGCGACTGCCGATCTCGCGCAACAAGGGATCCATGTTCGCAATGACCCCGTGCTCGAGGATGTCACGGTGATGTGGCAGAGGGGCGGCTCTCAAAGATGA
- a CDS encoding hybrid sensor histidine kinase/response regulator — protein MDTSDLPDDSRLIELQRFELLVSAIHDYAIYMLDPQGHVVSWNAGAERFKGYAAGEIVGQHFSRFYTPEDRAAGIPARALQTAQKEGTFQAEGWRLRKDGTRFWANVVIDPIYTADRRLLGFAKITRDVGDRKAAEEALRKSEQEFRLLVQGVTDYAIYLLDPNGLITKWNAGAQRIKGYAEADVLGTHFSRFYTPEDQAIGLPARALATASAEGRFEQEGWRVRKDGSQFFAHVIIDRLHDDDGRFFGFAKITRDVTERREAAEVLKRTEKALMQAQKMESIGKLTGGVAHDFNNLLQVIAGNLQLLARDVAGLERAERRVENALAGVQRGAKLAGQLLAFGRRQTLEPKVVNLGRIVQAMHEMLQRALGEAVLLETTVADDLWSTFVDVAQVENALLNLAINARDAMEGSGKLTVEIANATLDAAYAREHADLAAGDYVMLAVSDTGAGMPPDVIAQAFDPFFTTKPEGKGTGLGLSMVYGFVKQSGGHVKIYSEVGDGTTVKLYLPRSRNAEEEVASADMGPVVGGTETILVAEDDEHVRSTVVEMLQQLGYKVFAASDAEQALAIIQSGIKIDLLFTDVVMPGPLRSPDLARRARELVPGLAVLFTSGYTRNAIVHGGRLDPGVELLAKPYAREDLARKVRHTLANQR, from the coding sequence ATGGACACCAGCGACCTTCCCGATGACAGCAGGCTGATCGAACTGCAACGTTTCGAGTTGCTCGTTTCTGCAATCCACGACTACGCGATCTACATGCTGGATCCCCAAGGCCATGTAGTGAGCTGGAACGCTGGTGCCGAGCGTTTCAAAGGATACGCGGCTGGCGAAATCGTGGGCCAGCACTTTTCGCGCTTCTACACGCCAGAAGACCGCGCGGCCGGAATTCCTGCGCGCGCCCTGCAAACCGCACAAAAGGAAGGGACCTTCCAGGCCGAAGGCTGGCGACTGCGCAAGGACGGCACTCGCTTCTGGGCGAACGTGGTCATCGACCCCATCTATACCGCCGATCGGCGCCTGCTGGGCTTTGCCAAGATCACCCGCGACGTGGGCGATCGCAAGGCTGCGGAGGAGGCGCTCCGCAAAAGCGAACAAGAGTTCCGGCTGCTCGTGCAGGGAGTGACGGACTATGCGATCTACCTGCTCGATCCAAATGGCCTGATCACCAAGTGGAACGCGGGCGCTCAGCGCATCAAGGGATATGCCGAGGCTGACGTGCTCGGAACGCATTTTTCACGCTTTTATACCCCGGAGGACCAGGCGATTGGGTTGCCCGCTCGAGCACTTGCCACTGCGTCGGCAGAAGGCCGCTTCGAGCAGGAAGGCTGGCGCGTCCGCAAGGACGGAAGCCAGTTCTTCGCCCATGTGATCATCGATCGACTTCATGATGACGACGGAAGGTTTTTTGGCTTCGCCAAAATAACTCGCGACGTTACAGAACGTCGAGAGGCGGCCGAGGTGCTCAAGCGCACGGAAAAGGCGCTGATGCAGGCCCAGAAGATGGAGTCCATCGGCAAGCTCACGGGCGGCGTCGCACACGACTTCAACAATCTGCTGCAAGTCATCGCTGGCAATCTGCAGCTTTTGGCTCGCGACGTGGCAGGACTGGAACGGGCCGAACGGCGTGTTGAGAACGCGCTCGCCGGTGTGCAGCGAGGGGCCAAGTTGGCCGGGCAGCTGCTGGCTTTCGGCCGCAGGCAGACGCTCGAGCCGAAGGTCGTGAATCTCGGTCGCATCGTGCAGGCCATGCATGAGATGTTGCAGCGTGCTCTGGGCGAGGCCGTTCTGCTGGAGACCACCGTCGCCGATGACCTTTGGAGCACTTTCGTCGATGTGGCGCAGGTCGAGAACGCTCTATTGAACTTGGCCATCAACGCGCGCGATGCGATGGAGGGCTCGGGCAAGCTCACGGTGGAGATTGCCAACGCGACCCTCGACGCCGCGTATGCCCGGGAACATGCCGACCTCGCCGCCGGAGACTACGTCATGCTGGCCGTGTCGGACACCGGCGCGGGCATGCCGCCCGATGTCATTGCACAAGCTTTCGATCCGTTCTTTACGACCAAGCCAGAGGGCAAAGGCACCGGTTTGGGGCTTTCCATGGTGTACGGCTTCGTGAAGCAATCAGGCGGCCATGTGAAGATTTACAGCGAGGTGGGTGACGGGACGACCGTCAAGCTCTATCTGCCGCGGTCAAGGAACGCCGAGGAGGAAGTGGCCTCAGCCGACATGGGCCCGGTGGTGGGTGGGACCGAGACGATCTTGGTTGCGGAAGACGACGAGCACGTGCGATCCACTGTGGTGGAGATGCTGCAGCAGCTAGGCTACAAGGTGTTCGCAGCGAGCGATGCCGAGCAGGCACTCGCCATCATCCAAAGCGGTATCAAGATCGACCTCCTCTTCACCGATGTCGTGATGCCAGGTCCCTTGCGCAGCCCAGACCTGGCGCGCAGGGCGCGCGAACTGGTGCCAGGGCTTGCGGTGCTGTTCACATCGGGCTACACCCGGAATGCCATCGTGCACGGCGGACGCCTCGACCCAGGGGTAGAACTGCTCGCCAAGCCGTATGCACGCGAAGATCTCGCCCGCAAGGTCCGGCACACGCTCGCGAATCAGCGCTAG
- a CDS encoding response regulator: MVVDDDDITRAATAEMLVALGHVVTQASSGEQALADLERHPGIHVLMVDVGLPGMSGAALAEAACRRLPGLKVVFATGQDVALLPTTLNCLLSPMTGRPSVK, translated from the coding sequence ATGGTGGTCGACGACGATGACATCACTCGTGCGGCAACTGCAGAGATGCTGGTTGCACTTGGCCATGTGGTGACGCAAGCGTCCAGCGGCGAGCAGGCTCTTGCGGATTTAGAGAGGCACCCAGGTATTCATGTCCTCATGGTGGATGTCGGACTGCCCGGAATGTCGGGTGCGGCGCTCGCAGAAGCCGCTTGCCGACGCCTGCCTGGCCTGAAGGTGGTGTTCGCTACAGGGCAAGATGTCGCCCTTCTCCCCACAACGCTCAATTGCTTGTTAAGCCCTATGACCGGCAGGCCATCGGTGAAGTAA
- a CDS encoding Bug family tripartite tricarboxylate transporter substrate binding protein translates to MNRRRLFFGILGITSMVGAAMAQQQPTKIVVPFAAGGGTDAYLRLLADELTKRGARTIVENKPGGSAVVAADYVAKARPDGQTLVMSFVGMLGTNTVLFDKLPYDPQKDFTAVSQVAYQPTIIVGRTELPYKNIKEMVDYARANPGAINRGSPGAAILSNLAPVAFEKSLGIRTNHIPFNGDAPAIQAMLSNSIDVYGTSITSSLPHIKSGKFRVLGVMDARRLPQVPEAPTFKELGYDFEAPLRYYLSAPAATPRDVVARLNKSINEVIVDPAFVERARAIGMEPQGGSPEDMERLLNAEIARWNPIVKSLNLPKAGQ, encoded by the coding sequence ATGAACCGCCGCAGACTCTTCTTCGGAATCCTGGGGATCACATCGATGGTCGGTGCCGCCATGGCGCAGCAACAGCCGACCAAAATCGTGGTGCCCTTCGCCGCGGGCGGCGGCACCGACGCCTACCTGCGGCTGCTGGCCGACGAACTGACGAAGCGCGGCGCACGTACCATCGTTGAGAACAAGCCCGGCGGCAGCGCGGTGGTCGCCGCCGACTACGTGGCGAAGGCCCGGCCGGATGGGCAGACCCTGGTCATGTCGTTCGTCGGCATGCTCGGCACCAATACCGTCCTGTTCGACAAGCTGCCCTACGATCCGCAGAAGGATTTCACGGCGGTGTCGCAGGTGGCGTACCAGCCGACCATCATCGTCGGCCGCACCGAACTGCCGTACAAGAACATCAAGGAAATGGTGGACTACGCCCGCGCGAACCCGGGCGCCATCAACCGCGGCTCCCCGGGCGCGGCGATCCTGAGCAACCTGGCACCCGTGGCGTTCGAGAAGTCGCTTGGCATTCGCACCAATCACATACCGTTCAACGGCGACGCACCCGCCATCCAGGCGATGCTCAGCAATTCCATCGATGTGTACGGCACCTCGATCACGAGCTCCTTGCCGCACATCAAGTCCGGAAAATTCCGCGTGCTCGGGGTGATGGACGCCAGGCGCCTGCCACAGGTACCCGAAGCGCCGACCTTCAAGGAGCTCGGCTACGACTTCGAGGCGCCGCTGCGCTACTACCTGTCCGCGCCTGCGGCCACCCCCAGGGATGTGGTGGCCCGACTGAACAAATCGATCAACGAGGTGATTGTGGATCCGGCCTTCGTCGAGCGCGCGCGTGCCATCGGCATGGAGCCACAAGGTGGAAGTCCTGAAGACATGGAGCGGCTTCTCAACGCAGAGATCGCACGCTGGAACCCCATTGTGAAGAGCCTGAACCTGCCGAAAGCGGGTCAATAG